A stretch of the Solanum dulcamara chromosome 6, daSolDulc1.2, whole genome shotgun sequence genome encodes the following:
- the LOC129893115 gene encoding protein JASON-like gives MLWSRLPSEESDHTNNRDIFGVFRVLVVAAMGCLFGCFRINDGSLSPDSKSHLVSQSIPPKEPVVSRNRSPLSSLFSSEEKGEDDDLHKTEKANQDAGTPKSELHTKELRDQAKFLKACGTLPETPAEIRKGLAKFEDLSASTRSVEPLKFKSWLSDMAVEKLNLDLLPDHPITPIKSNGLEKQSGSLAHTFSSCMTDGQNGQSLPKNSIHGSGSSNTPTSIEFNANQAHRDAASVVSPIFAPSAQYMNKIVRFDCESDLSAVSPKSTASALDSENSKQAEFSGNYYASKNSPYPTPLKLSDEMQTPGTVYPTYLDNIANGKAARIRSQYVYPVLNPVDRASQLKELSDEDSYSIENSNSLLWSSNMTESGERPNEASFSSELGMSELRKASADKDLKVEASLSSWLKPSTVNQDEGKQHTSAVYGNNVHYGRTPGDRPILGLVAAHWKDDEDSRISPKWWDGNGIPNSTNKYKEDQKVSWHATPFEERLEKALSQESSIPQSKQLSGTTPFAFNDMEETDTAISQLH, from the exons ATGTTATGGTCTAGGTTACCTTCCGAAGAAAGTGACCACACGAATAATCGGGATATCTTTGGAGTGTTTAGGGTGCTGGTTGTCGCCGCCATGGGATGTCTCTTTGGCTGTTTCCGTATCAATGATGGCTCTCTTTCTCCGGATTCCAAATCTCATCTCGTCTCTCAGTCTATACCTCCTAAG GAACCAGTGGTGTCTCGTAATAGGAGTCCATTATCTTCACTTTTCAGTTCTGAAG AAAAAGGGGAGGATGATGATTTGCACAAAACTGAAAAGGCTAATCAAGATGCAGGAACACCTAAGTCTGAGCTACACACGAAAGAGCTCAGGGATCAG GCCAAGTTTCTTAAAGCATGTGGAACTTTACCTGAGACTCCAGCTGAAATTCGAAAAGGCTTGGCTAAATTCGAAGATCTATCAGCTTCAACAAGAAGTGTTGAACCCTTAAAATTCAAGTCTTGGCTCTCTGATATGGCTGTTGAAAAGCTCAACCTGGATTTGCTACCTGATCACCCTATTACACCTATTAAAAGCAATGGATTGGAAAAACAATCTGGTTCCTTGGCTCATACATTTAGCAG TTGCATGACGGATGGACAAAATGgtcaaagtttaccaaagaACTCTATTCATGGTAGTGGATCTTCTAACACTCCGACATCCATTGAGTTTAATGCTAATCAGGCTCATAGAGATGCGGCTTCAGTGGTTTCACCAATCTTTGCTCCCAGTGCCCAGTACATGAATAAAATTGTTCGTTTTGATTGTGAATCTGATCTGTCTGCAGTCTCACCCAAAAGTACTGCATCTGCACTTGACAGTGAAAACTCAAAACAGGCTGAGTTTTCTGGCAACTACTATGCATCGAAGAATTCTCCCTACCCAACCCCACTAAAATTAAGTGATGAAATGCAAACACCAGGAACTGTTTATCCAACATATTTAGACAACATAGCAAATGGAAAAGCTGCTCGGATCAGGTCTCAGTATGTTTATCCAGTTTTAAACCCTGTGGATAGAGCATCGCAGTTGAAGGAGTTGTCTGATGAAGATTCCTACTCCATTGAAAATTCTAATTCCCTATTATGGTCCAGTAACATGACAGAATCTGGTGAAAGGCCAAATGAAGCAAGCTTTTCGTCAGAACTAGGAATGTCTGAATTAAGAAAAGCTTCAGCTGATAAAGATTTAAAGGTAGAAGCAAGCTTGTCTTCTTGGCTGAAGCCATCTACAGTCAACCAAGATGAGGGTAAGCAGCACACTAGTGCTGTTTACGGTAACAATGTTCATTATGGCAGAACTCCTGGAGATAGGCCTATACTTGGATTGGTTGCTGCTCACTGGAAAGATGACGAAGATTCTCGTATATCTCCTAAATGGTGGGATGGAAATGGGATTCCCAATTCAACAAACAAGTATAAGGAG GATCAGAAAGTAAGCTGGCATGCAACACCATTTGAAGAGAGACTGGAGAAGGCATTATCACAAGAATCTTCCATTCCACAAAG TAAGCAACTCAGTGGGACAACACCATTTGCCTTTAATGACATGGAGGAAACTGATACTGCTATCTCTCAACTGCACTAA